One genomic window of Procambarus clarkii isolate CNS0578487 chromosome 43, FALCON_Pclarkii_2.0, whole genome shotgun sequence includes the following:
- the LOC123752865 gene encoding uncharacterized protein isoform X1, protein MILQVEDVGEKVEAGARVTYCLTPAGRAEPRLGQLPEPPPSCNINLPSTSFNSSACCDAVADCCGYPTTAIYAVLGFSRCWWKYSVTLTSPREHASDAMDEGVATASRGGPEVTGVGWSLPCSLSSLLAMNCRARAEGLARRLQSRVRIGSNGSSAFEETSLVNPGPEDHYASMEYRHSTQGPEDHYAALEYRHSSFDGTHMDLLEDSKLRPIHVVTSEPTLHLCLPSPPPLGNLPEQDSDVYYDFDLASPDEVLEGEEEDEEEQQQQQQAHQQQQQEVEEHQHNEAGERPESGCVTSVTSPVMFDNERDDEESEEADSATPGELFPPEESLVCSPDADLRAVRQLLSYSSLTDALSSTAEPAANYGSCKQADNYGIYEQGDNSGTCEQDTDYSTCAQVDTSNFENIDSSNYEHGDNYGTCEEGGKYGTCEDTCEVVDNYGICEEVDNHDTCEEVDNHDTCEVDNHGTCEVDNHGTCEEVDNYDTCEDTCEVVDNHDTCEEVDNYGTCEVVDNHDTCEEVDNYGTCEDTCEVVDNHDTCEEVDNYGTCEDTCEVDNHDTCEVDNHDTCEVDNYGTCEVDNYGTCEEVDNHDTCEVDNHDTCEVDNYGTCEVDNYGTCEEVDNYGTCEEVDNYDTCEVDNHDTCEEVDNHDTCEEVDNYGTCEEVDNHDTCEVDNYGTCEVDNYGTCEEVDNHDTCEVDNHDTCEVDNYDTCEVDNHDTCEEVDNYGTCEVDNHDTCEVDNYGTCEEVDNHDTCEVDNYDTCEVDNHDTCEVDNYGTCEEVDNHDTCEVDNYGTCEVVDNHDTCEVDNHDTCEVDNYDTCEVDNHDTCEVDNYGTCEVDNHDTCEVDNHDTCEVDNHDTCEEVDNHDTCEVDNYGTCEVDNHDTCEVDNHDTCEVDNYGTCEEVNNHDTCEEVDNHDTCEVVDNHDTCEVDNHDTCEVDNYGTCEEVDNHDTCEVDNYGTCEVVDNHDTCEVDNHDTCEVDNHDTCEEVDNHDTCEVDNYGTCEQVDNYGTCEQVDNYGTCEEVDNHDPCEQVNNHGTCEQGDNYDTSEQGGNSNCEQRDKYGTFEQGDNSSCEPGDNKVTSEQSEPCVQSDEHEVAGCERRGCACACCDSEQGAHEGSTQVAGVEPLPVSGTEGAGEAVPGWCPTTGSALVTSPVAKSGPDQCHASRGTAPVGPTLSPDSNPSGSTLTHCASSAYTNSDQEISEACRVEHCVMIDNEGQNKVDEGHEPTQEWEGVDGQRAAGFVASVTVKYSVIETGFTDGDGKPEMAPRWDDETIVKTSPEIEAVPRAISGWTPPVADSHLYTPSEEPRAAMEARDDEADLRVHDEIFSMDLDNEEIETLDEDAEGNEEEVENEEDIEEETILTGKFRNIRGYTERVRRLSEEAEDRPPSVTVISYVEESMSQPEEASQVAEVKDVVEEHVCSVELASQLSNLQVEDVGIQVDAGDTEESSDEAENRSSEETDPERVEDFKMRIKRSSSLKCGKTPPGTPGRKKIVRFADMLGLDLAAVRTFLGGGVPHVPRSAFWDLQVENEAAAASSGYTCQVTEPPIPRRLLTPLFQQPGTQINFLERVRNQRVVVENVEVGDDMSVRGFVRVLNLDFHKSVCVRYTFDHWRNFHEATATYVPGSYDGLTDRFTFLLWGSFLQDNGALAFCVRYQTLGQEFWDNNHGRNYVLQCYMTPNIPGGRVASPRPQNSTSVQQHYSGGGQSSARSDYNCFVGSPTTPSDPWVTTFF, encoded by the coding sequence GTGGAGGCTGGCGCGCGCGTCACGTACTGCCTCACACCGGCAGGGAGGGCGGAGCCACGGCTCGGGCAGCTGCCAGAGCCACCACCCTCCTGCAACATCAACTTGCCCTCAACCTCCTTCAATTCCTCCGCCTGCTGCGATGCCGTCGCCGACTGCTGCGGGTACCCGACCACCGCCATCTACGCCGTTCTGGGCTTCTCTAGATGCTGGTGGAAATACTCAGTGACGTTAACGTCGCCGAGAGAGCACGCCAGTGACGCCATGGATGAGGGCGTGGCTACAGCGTCGCGGGGCGGGCCTGAGGTGACAGGAGTCGGCTGGTCGCTGCCATGTAGTCTCTCTTCTCTCCTGGCCATGAACTGCCGGGCGCGGGCGGAGGGACTGGCGCGCAGATTGCAATCCCGTGTTCGAATCGGCTCGAACGGTTCCTCGGCGTTCGAGGAAACGTCCCTGGTGAACCCGGGACCCGAGGACCACTATGCGTCCATGGAGTACCGGCACTCCACACAGGGCCCCGAGGACCACTATGCAGCCTTGGAGTACCGGCACTCGTCCTTCGACGGCACGCACATGGATCTTCTGGAAGATTCGAAACTTCGTCCCATACACGTAGTGACATCAGAACCAACGTTACATCTGTGTCTGCCTTCACCTCCCCCCCTTGGCAACCTGCCCGAGCAGGACTCCGATGTGTACTATGACTTCGACCTGGCGAGCCCAGACGAGGTgctggagggcgaggaggaagacgaggaggaacagcagcagcagcagcaggcgcatcagcagcagcagcaggaagtcGAGGAACACCAACATAATGAAGCCGGTGAGAGGCCCGAGAGTGGCTGTGTCACCTCTGTCACCTCCCCCGTCATGTTCGACAACGAGAGAGATGACGAGGAGAGTGAGGAAGCAGACTCCGCGACCCCCGGAGAGCTCTTCCCGCCGGAGGAGTCCCTGGTCTGCTCTCCTGACGCAGACCTCCGCGCTGTCAGGCAACTGCTGTCCTACTCCTCTCTTACCGACGCCTTGAGCTCCACGGCTGAGCCAGCTGCAAACTACGGCTCTTGTAAACAGGCTGACAACTACGGCATTTATGAACAAGGTGACAACTCCGGCACTTGTGAACAAGACACGGACTATAGCACTTGTGCACAAGTTGACACTAGCAATTTTGAAAATATTGACAGCAGTAATTATGAACACGGTGACAACTACGGCACTTGTGAGGAAGGTGGTAAATACGGCACTTGTGAAGACACTTGTGAAGTAGTTGACAACTACGGCATTTGTGAAGAAGTTGACAACCACGACACTTGTGAGGAAGTTGACAACCACGACACTTGTGAAGTTGACAACCACGGCACTTGTGAAGTTGACAACCACGGCACTTGTGAAGAAGTTGACAACTACGACACTTGTGAAGACACTTGTGAAGTAGTTGACAACCATGACACTTGTGAGGAAGTTGACAACTACGGCACTTGTGAAGTAGTTGACAACCATGACACTTGTGAGGAAGTTGACAACTACGGCACTTGTGAAGACACTTGTGAAGTAGTTGACAACCATGACACTTGTGAGGAAGTTGACAACTACGGCACTTGTGAAGACACTTGTGAAGTTGACAACCACGACACTTGTGAAGTTGACAACCACGACACTTGTGAAGTTGACAACTACGGCACTTGTGAAGTTGACAACTACGGCACTTGTGAAGAAGTTGACAACCACGACACTTGTGAAGTTGACAACCACGACACTTGTGAAGTTGACAACTACGGCACTTGTGAAGTTGACAACTACGGCACTTGTGAAGAAGTTGACAACTACGGCACTTGTGAAGAAGTTGACAACTACGACACTTGTGAAGTTGACAACCACGACACTTGTGAAGAAGTTGACAACCACGATACTTGTGAAGAAGTTGACAACTACGGCACTTGTGAAGAAGTTGACAACCACGACACTTGTGAAGTTGACAACTACGGCACTTGTGAAGTTGACAACTACGGCACTTGTGAAGAAGTTGACAACCACGACACTTGTGAAGTTGACAACCACGACACTTGTGAAGTTGACAACTACGACACTTGTGAAGTTGACAACCACGACACTTGTGAGGAAGTTGACAACTACGGCACTTGTGAAGTTGACAACCACGACACTTGTGAAGTTGACAACTACGGCACTTGTGAGGAAGTTGACAACCACGACACTTGTGAAGTTGACAACTACGACACTTGTGAAGTTGACAACCACGACACTTGTGAAGTTGACAACTACGGCACTTGTGAGGAAGTTGACAACCACGACACTTGTGAAGTTGACAACTACGGCACTTGTGAAGTAGTTGACAACCACGACACTTGTGAAGTTGACAACCACGACACTTGTGAAGTTGACAACTACGACACTTGTGAAGTTGACAACCACGACACTTGTGAAGTTGACAACTACGGCACTTGTGAAGTTGACAACCACGACACTTGTGAAGTTGACAACCACGACACTTGTGAAGTTGACAACCACGACACTTGTGAGGAAGTTGACAACCACGACACTTGTGAAGTTGACAACTACGGCACTTGTGAAGTTGACAACCACGACACTTGTGAAGTTGACAACCACGACACTTGTGAAGTTGACAACTACGGCACTTGTGAAGAAGTTAACAACCACGACACTTGTGAGGAAGTTGACAACCACGACACTTGTGAAGTAGTTGACAACCACGACACTTGTGAAGTTGACAACCACGACACTTGTGAAGTTGACAACTACGGCACTTGTGAGGAAGTTGACAACCACGACACTTGTGAAGTTGACAACTACGGCACTTGTGAAGTAGTTGACAACCACGACACTTGTGAAGTTGACAACCACGACACTTGTGAAGTTGACAACCACGACACTTGTGAAGAAGTTGACAATCACGACACTTGTGAAGTTGACAACTACGGTACTTGTGAACAAGTTGACAACTACGGCACTTGTGAACAAGTTGACAACTACGGCACTTGTGAGGAAGTTGACAACCACGATCCTTGTGAACAAGTTAACAACCACGGCACATGTGAACAAGGGGACAATTACGACACTTCTGAACAAGGTGGGAACAGCAATTGTGAACAACGTGACAAATACGGTACTTTTGAACAAGGTGACAACAGCAGTTGTGAACCAGGTGACAACAAGGTGACTAGTGAACAAAGCGAACCGTGTGTACAAAGTGATGAACACGAAGTTGCAGGTTGTGAGCGGCGTGGTTGTGCGTGTGCATGTTGTGATAGTGAGCAGGGAGCACACGAGGGCTCCACTCAGGTGGCTGGTGTGGAACCTTTACCTGTGTCGGGCACAGAGGGCGCTGGCGAAGCTGTGCCCGGGTGGTGTCCCACGACGGGTTCAGCGCTTGTGACTTCGCCAGTCGCCAAGTCGGGGCCTGATCAGTGCCACGCTTCTCGCGGCACTGCGCCGGTAGGGCCGACCCTCTCACCCGACTCCAATCCCAGTGGCAGCACGCTCACCCACTGTGCTTCGAGCGCGTACACAAACAGTGATCAGGAAATCAGTGAAGCATGTAGAGTGGAACACTGTGTGATGATCGATAATGAAGGTCAAAACAAAGTCGACGAAGGTCACGAACCAACCCAGGAGTGGGAAGGAGTGGACGGGCAGAGAGCAGCAGGGTTCGTGGCTAGCGTGACAGTCAAATACTCAGTCATCGAGACTGGGTTTACTGACGGTGATGGTAAACCAGAGATGGCACCCCGCTGGGACGATGAAACTATCGTGAAAACTTCCCCAGAAATCGAGGCTGTCCCCCGGGCTATTTCTGGCTGGACGCCCCCAGTTGCCGATTCTCACCTCTACACGCCCTCTGAGGAGCCTCGGGCCGCCATGGAGGCACGGGACGATGAGGCTGACCTTAGAGTACATGACGAGATATTCTCCATGGACTTGGACAACGAAGAGATTGAAACATTAGACGAAGATGCGGAAGGGAATGAAGAGGAAGTGGAAAACGAAGAAGATATTGAAGAAGAGACGATATTAACGGGGAAGTTCCGCAACATCCGGGGCTATACCGAGAGGGTTCGGCGGCTATCAGAGGAGGCTGAGGACCGGCCGCCATCTGTGACTGTCATTTCGTATGTAGAAGAGAGCATGTCTCAGCCTGAGGAAGCTAGTCAAGTCGCAGAAGTCAAAGACGTGGTTGAGGAGCACGTGTGCAGTGTCGAGCTGGCCTCCCAGCTATCAAATCTGCAGGTGGAAGATGTAGGCATCCAGGTAGATGCAGGCGACACTGAAGAGTCCTCTGACGAGGCCGAAAATCGTTCGTCGGAAGAAACAGATCCGGAAAGAGTTGAAGATTTTAAGATGCGGATTAAGCGCTCATCGTCCCTCAAGTGTGGGAAGACCCCGCCGGGCACTCCGGGGCGAAAGAAAATAGTACGCTTCGCCGATATGTTGGGTCTTGACCTGGCAGCGGTGCGGACTTTCCTCGGGGGCGGCGTCCCCCACGTGCCCCGCTCCGCCTTCTGGGACCTCCAAGTGGAAAACGAGGCAGCCGCAGCGTCCTCTGGCTACACTTGCCAAGTCACAGAGCCTCCTATTCCCAGGCGGTTGCTGACACCTCTCTTCCAGCAACCGGGAACACAAATCAACTTCCTGGAGCGGGTGAGGAACCAGCGGGTTGTGGTGGAGAACGTTGAGGTCGGGGACGATATGAGTGTGCGAGGCTTCGTCCGGGTCCTCAATCTTGACTTccacaagagtgtgtgtgtgaggtataccTTCGACCACTGGCGCAACTTCCATGAG
- the LOC123752865 gene encoding uncharacterized protein isoform X2, whose product MDEGVATASRGGPEVTGVGWSLPCSLSSLLAMNCRARAEGLARRLQSRVRIGSNGSSAFEETSLVNPGPEDHYASMEYRHSTQGPEDHYAALEYRHSSFDGTHMDLLEDSKLRPIHVVTSEPTLHLCLPSPPPLGNLPEQDSDVYYDFDLASPDEVLEGEEEDEEEQQQQQQAHQQQQQEVEEHQHNEAGERPESGCVTSVTSPVMFDNERDDEESEEADSATPGELFPPEESLVCSPDADLRAVRQLLSYSSLTDALSSTAEPAANYGSCKQADNYGIYEQGDNSGTCEQDTDYSTCAQVDTSNFENIDSSNYEHGDNYGTCEEGGKYGTCEDTCEVVDNYGICEEVDNHDTCEEVDNHDTCEVDNHGTCEVDNHGTCEEVDNYDTCEDTCEVVDNHDTCEEVDNYGTCEVVDNHDTCEEVDNYGTCEDTCEVVDNHDTCEEVDNYGTCEDTCEVDNHDTCEVDNHDTCEVDNYGTCEVDNYGTCEEVDNHDTCEVDNHDTCEVDNYGTCEVDNYGTCEEVDNYGTCEEVDNYDTCEVDNHDTCEEVDNHDTCEEVDNYGTCEEVDNHDTCEVDNYGTCEVDNYGTCEEVDNHDTCEVDNHDTCEVDNYDTCEVDNHDTCEEVDNYGTCEVDNHDTCEVDNYGTCEEVDNHDTCEVDNYDTCEVDNHDTCEVDNYGTCEEVDNHDTCEVDNYGTCEVVDNHDTCEVDNHDTCEVDNYDTCEVDNHDTCEVDNYGTCEVDNHDTCEVDNHDTCEVDNHDTCEEVDNHDTCEVDNYGTCEVDNHDTCEVDNHDTCEVDNYGTCEEVNNHDTCEEVDNHDTCEVVDNHDTCEVDNHDTCEVDNYGTCEEVDNHDTCEVDNYGTCEVVDNHDTCEVDNHDTCEVDNHDTCEEVDNHDTCEVDNYGTCEQVDNYGTCEQVDNYGTCEEVDNHDPCEQVNNHGTCEQGDNYDTSEQGGNSNCEQRDKYGTFEQGDNSSCEPGDNKVTSEQSEPCVQSDEHEVAGCERRGCACACCDSEQGAHEGSTQVAGVEPLPVSGTEGAGEAVPGWCPTTGSALVTSPVAKSGPDQCHASRGTAPVGPTLSPDSNPSGSTLTHCASSAYTNSDQEISEACRVEHCVMIDNEGQNKVDEGHEPTQEWEGVDGQRAAGFVASVTVKYSVIETGFTDGDGKPEMAPRWDDETIVKTSPEIEAVPRAISGWTPPVADSHLYTPSEEPRAAMEARDDEADLRVHDEIFSMDLDNEEIETLDEDAEGNEEEVENEEDIEEETILTGKFRNIRGYTERVRRLSEEAEDRPPSVTVISYVEESMSQPEEASQVAEVKDVVEEHVCSVELASQLSNLQVEDVGIQVDAGDTEESSDEAENRSSEETDPERVEDFKMRIKRSSSLKCGKTPPGTPGRKKIVRFADMLGLDLAAVRTFLGGGVPHVPRSAFWDLQVENEAAAASSGYTCQVTEPPIPRRLLTPLFQQPGTQINFLERVRNQRVVVENVEVGDDMSVRGFVRVLNLDFHKSVCVRYTFDHWRNFHEATATYVPGSYDGLTDRFTFLLWGSFLQDNGALAFCVRYQTLGQEFWDNNHGRNYVLQCYMTPNIPGGRVASPRPQNSTSVQQHYSGGGQSSARSDYNCFVGSPTTPSDPWVTTFF is encoded by the coding sequence ATGGATGAGGGCGTGGCTACAGCGTCGCGGGGCGGGCCTGAGGTGACAGGAGTCGGCTGGTCGCTGCCATGTAGTCTCTCTTCTCTCCTGGCCATGAACTGCCGGGCGCGGGCGGAGGGACTGGCGCGCAGATTGCAATCCCGTGTTCGAATCGGCTCGAACGGTTCCTCGGCGTTCGAGGAAACGTCCCTGGTGAACCCGGGACCCGAGGACCACTATGCGTCCATGGAGTACCGGCACTCCACACAGGGCCCCGAGGACCACTATGCAGCCTTGGAGTACCGGCACTCGTCCTTCGACGGCACGCACATGGATCTTCTGGAAGATTCGAAACTTCGTCCCATACACGTAGTGACATCAGAACCAACGTTACATCTGTGTCTGCCTTCACCTCCCCCCCTTGGCAACCTGCCCGAGCAGGACTCCGATGTGTACTATGACTTCGACCTGGCGAGCCCAGACGAGGTgctggagggcgaggaggaagacgaggaggaacagcagcagcagcagcaggcgcatcagcagcagcagcaggaagtcGAGGAACACCAACATAATGAAGCCGGTGAGAGGCCCGAGAGTGGCTGTGTCACCTCTGTCACCTCCCCCGTCATGTTCGACAACGAGAGAGATGACGAGGAGAGTGAGGAAGCAGACTCCGCGACCCCCGGAGAGCTCTTCCCGCCGGAGGAGTCCCTGGTCTGCTCTCCTGACGCAGACCTCCGCGCTGTCAGGCAACTGCTGTCCTACTCCTCTCTTACCGACGCCTTGAGCTCCACGGCTGAGCCAGCTGCAAACTACGGCTCTTGTAAACAGGCTGACAACTACGGCATTTATGAACAAGGTGACAACTCCGGCACTTGTGAACAAGACACGGACTATAGCACTTGTGCACAAGTTGACACTAGCAATTTTGAAAATATTGACAGCAGTAATTATGAACACGGTGACAACTACGGCACTTGTGAGGAAGGTGGTAAATACGGCACTTGTGAAGACACTTGTGAAGTAGTTGACAACTACGGCATTTGTGAAGAAGTTGACAACCACGACACTTGTGAGGAAGTTGACAACCACGACACTTGTGAAGTTGACAACCACGGCACTTGTGAAGTTGACAACCACGGCACTTGTGAAGAAGTTGACAACTACGACACTTGTGAAGACACTTGTGAAGTAGTTGACAACCATGACACTTGTGAGGAAGTTGACAACTACGGCACTTGTGAAGTAGTTGACAACCATGACACTTGTGAGGAAGTTGACAACTACGGCACTTGTGAAGACACTTGTGAAGTAGTTGACAACCATGACACTTGTGAGGAAGTTGACAACTACGGCACTTGTGAAGACACTTGTGAAGTTGACAACCACGACACTTGTGAAGTTGACAACCACGACACTTGTGAAGTTGACAACTACGGCACTTGTGAAGTTGACAACTACGGCACTTGTGAAGAAGTTGACAACCACGACACTTGTGAAGTTGACAACCACGACACTTGTGAAGTTGACAACTACGGCACTTGTGAAGTTGACAACTACGGCACTTGTGAAGAAGTTGACAACTACGGCACTTGTGAAGAAGTTGACAACTACGACACTTGTGAAGTTGACAACCACGACACTTGTGAAGAAGTTGACAACCACGATACTTGTGAAGAAGTTGACAACTACGGCACTTGTGAAGAAGTTGACAACCACGACACTTGTGAAGTTGACAACTACGGCACTTGTGAAGTTGACAACTACGGCACTTGTGAAGAAGTTGACAACCACGACACTTGTGAAGTTGACAACCACGACACTTGTGAAGTTGACAACTACGACACTTGTGAAGTTGACAACCACGACACTTGTGAGGAAGTTGACAACTACGGCACTTGTGAAGTTGACAACCACGACACTTGTGAAGTTGACAACTACGGCACTTGTGAGGAAGTTGACAACCACGACACTTGTGAAGTTGACAACTACGACACTTGTGAAGTTGACAACCACGACACTTGTGAAGTTGACAACTACGGCACTTGTGAGGAAGTTGACAACCACGACACTTGTGAAGTTGACAACTACGGCACTTGTGAAGTAGTTGACAACCACGACACTTGTGAAGTTGACAACCACGACACTTGTGAAGTTGACAACTACGACACTTGTGAAGTTGACAACCACGACACTTGTGAAGTTGACAACTACGGCACTTGTGAAGTTGACAACCACGACACTTGTGAAGTTGACAACCACGACACTTGTGAAGTTGACAACCACGACACTTGTGAGGAAGTTGACAACCACGACACTTGTGAAGTTGACAACTACGGCACTTGTGAAGTTGACAACCACGACACTTGTGAAGTTGACAACCACGACACTTGTGAAGTTGACAACTACGGCACTTGTGAAGAAGTTAACAACCACGACACTTGTGAGGAAGTTGACAACCACGACACTTGTGAAGTAGTTGACAACCACGACACTTGTGAAGTTGACAACCACGACACTTGTGAAGTTGACAACTACGGCACTTGTGAGGAAGTTGACAACCACGACACTTGTGAAGTTGACAACTACGGCACTTGTGAAGTAGTTGACAACCACGACACTTGTGAAGTTGACAACCACGACACTTGTGAAGTTGACAACCACGACACTTGTGAAGAAGTTGACAATCACGACACTTGTGAAGTTGACAACTACGGTACTTGTGAACAAGTTGACAACTACGGCACTTGTGAACAAGTTGACAACTACGGCACTTGTGAGGAAGTTGACAACCACGATCCTTGTGAACAAGTTAACAACCACGGCACATGTGAACAAGGGGACAATTACGACACTTCTGAACAAGGTGGGAACAGCAATTGTGAACAACGTGACAAATACGGTACTTTTGAACAAGGTGACAACAGCAGTTGTGAACCAGGTGACAACAAGGTGACTAGTGAACAAAGCGAACCGTGTGTACAAAGTGATGAACACGAAGTTGCAGGTTGTGAGCGGCGTGGTTGTGCGTGTGCATGTTGTGATAGTGAGCAGGGAGCACACGAGGGCTCCACTCAGGTGGCTGGTGTGGAACCTTTACCTGTGTCGGGCACAGAGGGCGCTGGCGAAGCTGTGCCCGGGTGGTGTCCCACGACGGGTTCAGCGCTTGTGACTTCGCCAGTCGCCAAGTCGGGGCCTGATCAGTGCCACGCTTCTCGCGGCACTGCGCCGGTAGGGCCGACCCTCTCACCCGACTCCAATCCCAGTGGCAGCACGCTCACCCACTGTGCTTCGAGCGCGTACACAAACAGTGATCAGGAAATCAGTGAAGCATGTAGAGTGGAACACTGTGTGATGATCGATAATGAAGGTCAAAACAAAGTCGACGAAGGTCACGAACCAACCCAGGAGTGGGAAGGAGTGGACGGGCAGAGAGCAGCAGGGTTCGTGGCTAGCGTGACAGTCAAATACTCAGTCATCGAGACTGGGTTTACTGACGGTGATGGTAAACCAGAGATGGCACCCCGCTGGGACGATGAAACTATCGTGAAAACTTCCCCAGAAATCGAGGCTGTCCCCCGGGCTATTTCTGGCTGGACGCCCCCAGTTGCCGATTCTCACCTCTACACGCCCTCTGAGGAGCCTCGGGCCGCCATGGAGGCACGGGACGATGAGGCTGACCTTAGAGTACATGACGAGATATTCTCCATGGACTTGGACAACGAAGAGATTGAAACATTAGACGAAGATGCGGAAGGGAATGAAGAGGAAGTGGAAAACGAAGAAGATATTGAAGAAGAGACGATATTAACGGGGAAGTTCCGCAACATCCGGGGCTATACCGAGAGGGTTCGGCGGCTATCAGAGGAGGCTGAGGACCGGCCGCCATCTGTGACTGTCATTTCGTATGTAGAAGAGAGCATGTCTCAGCCTGAGGAAGCTAGTCAAGTCGCAGAAGTCAAAGACGTGGTTGAGGAGCACGTGTGCAGTGTCGAGCTGGCCTCCCAGCTATCAAATCTGCAGGTGGAAGATGTAGGCATCCAGGTAGATGCAGGCGACACTGAAGAGTCCTCTGACGAGGCCGAAAATCGTTCGTCGGAAGAAACAGATCCGGAAAGAGTTGAAGATTTTAAGATGCGGATTAAGCGCTCATCGTCCCTCAAGTGTGGGAAGACCCCGCCGGGCACTCCGGGGCGAAAGAAAATAGTACGCTTCGCCGATATGTTGGGTCTTGACCTGGCAGCGGTGCGGACTTTCCTCGGGGGCGGCGTCCCCCACGTGCCCCGCTCCGCCTTCTGGGACCTCCAAGTGGAAAACGAGGCAGCCGCAGCGTCCTCTGGCTACACTTGCCAAGTCACAGAGCCTCCTATTCCCAGGCGGTTGCTGACACCTCTCTTCCAGCAACCGGGAACACAAATCAACTTCCTGGAGCGGGTGAGGAACCAGCGGGTTGTGGTGGAGAACGTTGAGGTCGGGGACGATATGAGTGTGCGAGGCTTCGTCCGGGTCCTCAATCTTGACTTccacaagagtgtgtgtgtgaggtataccTTCGACCACTGGCGCAACTTCCATGAG